The Virgibacillus siamensis sequence CAATTTCTTTCATACTTAGGTGCTTTAAAAAACCTTGATATCGTTGGTATATCACACCCTAATGTTGCCCAGAAGCCCATATTGGCAAAAATGACGATAATAAACGCAGAAACCGCGGCCCCACCTGTTACCGGACTTTGCGCCCACGCCCAAACATCTCCTCCCTGCTCAACAATATCTGATGTCAGGGTTTGATAGATGATTAAGGATAAAATAATAATGACCGGGGCAGCAAAATCAGCAAACCGCTCCACCCATTTAATACCAGAAGCGGTGTTGATCAACTGTACAAGCGCGAATATAATGTAGCATAACAGCCAGTTATCAAATGCCGGGTTGATGACATGGATGATGGAATTAATGGCGGTTGAACCGAAATAGGTGTTTAATCCAAACCAAAATGATGCTGTAACTGCCCGTGCTATTGATGGTATATGGGTTCCGACGATACCAAATGGCGCCCGCATATAAACCGGGAAAGATAATCCATGTTCAACCCCGATATCTCCAACAATCGAAATTAACGTACCAACTGCAATACAACCGACTAATGTTGCCAGTACTACCCAGGGCAAGGAAATGCTTTGTACTCCAGATGCGCCAATATCGAAAGTTGCCAAAAGGATGGCCATCCCAATCCACATTGCAAAAAATCCCATGATCCCTATCTTCCGCTCATGATAACCAGTTGGAAGTAAATCCGGTGACTTTAGGTACGAGTTCTTTTTATTGGTCTTTCCCATTATTCGTCCCCTTTGTTAATTTTTTGGGATGTGAAGCTGTCTGAATGGATTCATCAAACAGCTTAATCCCTGACTAATCACGTAACCTGGGAATCCCCCTCCCTAAAAATACCGTTACTTACTATTCAGCATTTGCAATGCGGTCTGCCGGTCATTCCAGGACATTGGCGGTTCAGTTGGTTCTAAATCTACCATGTCGATTGCTCCATCTACCGGGCAAACGATTGAACAAAGGTTACAGCCGACACAATCGTCCTCCCTAACCTTCAAATAATCATTTCCATTTTCATCGACAAGCATATCGATACACTGATGGGAAGTATCCTCACAGGCGATATGACATTTATTACAATTAATACAAACATCATTATTAATACGGGCAACCATACGATGATTCAAATCGAGATTACTCCAGTCTGTATATTTTTCAACTGATTTACCAATAAGTTCACTTACTGAAGCAATTCCTTTGTCATCCAAATAATTACTCAAACCTTCAGTCAAATCATCGATGATGCTGAATCCGTGATGCATGGCTGCTGTACATATCTGTACCCCGCCAGCCCCCATCAACATAAACTCAATCGCATCTTGCCATGTGGAAATACCACCTATTCCGGAAATCGGGATATTAAAATCCGGTTGCCTTGCACATTCTCCTACCATATTTAAGGCAATTGGTTTAACGGCTGGTCCACAATAACCGCCATGTGCTCCCTTTCCATTCACATTAGGTACGGGATTCCACGTATCGATGTCAACGCCTATTAAGCTATTGATAGTGTTGATCATACTTACTGCATCGGCACCACCGCGCTCAGCAGCTTTTGCCGTAGCCGTTATGTCTGTAATATTTGGTGTTAATTTAGTGATAACTGGTACTTCTGCAACTTCCTTTGCGTATAGTGTTGATTTTTCCACTAAGTCCGGATGCTGGCCAACTGCTGATCCCATCCCCCGTTCAGACATACCATGTGGACAACCGAGATTTAACTCGAAACCATCCACCCCTACATCTTGAACCCGCTTCACAATCTCGTGCCATTTGTCTCGCTTTGGCTCTACCATTAATGAAGCAATGATTGCCCGATCCGGGAAACGTTTCTTTGTTTCATAGATTTCTTTTAAATTCTCTTCAATGGGGCGATCCGAGACCAATTCAATATTGTTAAAACCCGCCACCCGCTGACCATTAAAATGGTGTGCACCAAAACGCGAGGTCACATTCAGCACCGGCTCACAGAGTGTTTTCCACACAGCACCACCCCATCCGGCCTCGAAAGCGCGCTGCACTTGATACCCTGTGTTCGTAGGTGGTGCAGATGCAAGCCAATAAGGATTAGGGGACTTAATACCTGCAAAATTGATACTTATATCAGCCATATTCATCCTCCCATCATTTTTAGTTCAAACCCGCTCTTTAGACGTTTCTAATTGCTGATGTATCGCATATGCTGTCTCTTTTCCCTGCTGTGCAGCGGACACAGCCATTGCTTCACCGACACCTTTTGCAAAGACGACATCACCCGCCGCATAGACGTTCGGATCAGATGTTTTGAAGGTTACAGGATCCACCTTAACCACACCACCTTGATGTTCGAGGCCTAACGCTTCGATTAGCTGATGATGCCGTGTTTGTCCAATTGCCTTGATGACGATATCCACATTCAGTAAAAATTCAGATCCCTCAATTGCTACTGGTCGTTTACGGCCATCTGATTCCGCGTCTTTTAATTCCATCCGAATGCATTCCATTTGTTTAACATGACCGTTCGCATCACCAATCAAGCGCTTCGGTGTAACTAACCATCTGAATTCAACGCCATCCTGTTTGGCAAAATCATATTCAAACTCATATGCCGACATTTCCGCTTCTGTTCGGCGATACAGAATTTTAACATTCTCCGCACCAAGTCTGACTGATGTTGTCGCTCCATCAATCGCCGTATTTCCTGCTCCAATCACGGCCACATGCTTGCCGGCAAAATCAGTCGGATAGTTTCCATTCTTTGTTTCTTCTACAAGATCAATGGCATCGTAAATACCGGTTAAATCTTCCCCTTCAATTCCCAGCATCGGTACATCCGCCATTCCCGAAGC is a genomic window containing:
- a CDS encoding NCS1 family transporter, translated to MGKTNKKNSYLKSPDLLPTGYHERKIGIMGFFAMWIGMAILLATFDIGASGVQSISLPWVVLATLVGCIAVGTLISIVGDIGVEHGLSFPVYMRAPFGIVGTHIPSIARAVTASFWFGLNTYFGSTAINSIIHVINPAFDNWLLCYIIFALVQLINTASGIKWVERFADFAAPVIIILSLIIYQTLTSDIVEQGGDVWAWAQSPVTGGAAVSAFIIVIFANMGFWATLGCDIPTISRFFKAPKYERNWFKRNKTNLIGSLIAMPLTEAFMIMIGAAAFMVAGSSNPVIALQDTASGWMLAMLLLMIVLTQWSTNTAANIVPAAAIFSNVLGPRVSNAVAVFVVGIVGTVIQPWSVYEILTQALLFFGAVLSAISGILVVDYYVLRKRRVNVQELFQHEGQFKFHGGVNIVGFIAWVIGGAVAILLMDYSFIVGFVLAGAIYYVLTKYWYFKRFPQAEIEDPSDDKYLGITVGRDWVIDEDEHKQDEVVG
- the preA gene encoding NAD-dependent dihydropyrimidine dehydrogenase subunit PreA; translation: MADISINFAGIKSPNPYWLASAPPTNTGYQVQRAFEAGWGGAVWKTLCEPVLNVTSRFGAHHFNGQRVAGFNNIELVSDRPIEENLKEIYETKKRFPDRAIIASLMVEPKRDKWHEIVKRVQDVGVDGFELNLGCPHGMSERGMGSAVGQHPDLVEKSTLYAKEVAEVPVITKLTPNITDITATAKAAERGGADAVSMINTINSLIGVDIDTWNPVPNVNGKGAHGGYCGPAVKPIALNMVGECARQPDFNIPISGIGGISTWQDAIEFMLMGAGGVQICTAAMHHGFSIIDDLTEGLSNYLDDKGIASVSELIGKSVEKYTDWSNLDLNHRMVARINNDVCINCNKCHIACEDTSHQCIDMLVDENGNDYLKVREDDCVGCNLCSIVCPVDGAIDMVDLEPTEPPMSWNDRQTALQMLNSK
- a CDS encoding NAD(P)-dependent oxidoreductase, giving the protein MGHLLQNLLSEEDLAKNFDESKPSYNAQEALDEANRCLYCYDAPCIKACPTGIDIPGFIKKIASGNLKGSAKTIMEANPIGASCARVCPTEELCEGACVLNNSTKPIMIGDLQRFATDWSIKNEQVLFKAGKKNGKQIAIIGSGPAGLSAARELARIGYAVTIFEAKGEAGGLDTHGIVPFRLPKDISLWEVEQVQNLGVEIRTNTKVGKDITAENLAHNYDAVILASGMADVPMLGIEGEDLTGIYDAIDLVEETKNGNYPTDFAGKHVAVIGAGNTAIDGATTSVRLGAENVKILYRRTEAEMSAYEFEYDFAKQDGVEFRWLVTPKRLIGDANGHVKQMECIRMELKDAESDGRKRPVAIEGSEFLLNVDIVIKAIGQTRHHQLIEALGLEHQGGVVKVDPVTFKTSDPNVYAAGDVVFAKGVGEAMAVSAAQQGKETAYAIHQQLETSKERV